GTCAAGAGTACTATCAGGATTATCTACTGGATCTTGGCGAACTGCTGAACGGATTCCACCATCAATCACAAAATGCGCTACATGGATATTCTTTGGTGCTAATTCTCTAGCAATACTCTGAGCCAAACCGCGCAGTGCAAATTTCCCCATTGCAAAGGGCGCAGATAGCGGATAACCTTTAACACTGGCTGAGGCTCCAGTAAAAAATATAGCACCGCCGCCAAGTTGCAAAAACCTTTTGGTAGCAGCTTGGGCTACAAGAAAACCACCATAAGCAGTTATATCTAAGGTTTTTGCCACTTCACCAGGATCTAGATCGACAAGAGGCCCCCGCACCCGAAAACTGGGATTGTAAATAACAACATTCGGGGAACCGACTTTATTTTCGATATCAATAAATAACTGTTCTACTTCATCCGGCTTTGAGGCATCAGCGGCGAAACTAACTGCCCCAATTTCACTGCTCAATTGAGTGAGTTTTTCAATTTGGCGAGCTGCTAAAGCTACGGTAAATCCTTCTTTGGCAAATAGGCGAGCTAAAGAAGCGCTTAGTCCATTACCTGCACCGACAATTAAAGCTGTTGTTGCCATAAATTAATTATCCATCACTGAAGATAACTGTGAATTGCCCTTAGTGGGACTTTGACCAATTTGCAGTACACAAACTGCGGCAATCAGACAGAGAACGCCTGATAAAATAAACGCTTGTAAATAACTACCCGTCCAAGTTCTCAAGACTCCGGCTCCGAATGCTGCTGTGGCTGCACCAAGCTGGTGTCCGGCGACAATCCAACCGAACATCACGCCGACATTTTCTTTACCGAAGACGTTGGCAACCAGACGGACTGTTGGTGGTACGGTAGCAATCCAATCAAGTCCATAGAAGACGGCGAAAATGGAAAGCCCATAGAAGGAAAAGTTGAAACTGAAGGGCAAGAAAATCAAAGACAAACCCCGCAGTCCGTAGTACCAACACAATAAGTAGCGATTGTTCCAGCGGTCAGATAGCCAACCGGACATAGTAGTTCCGAAAAAATCGAATAATCCCATGATTGCCAAAAGACCCGCCGCCTTGACTTCCGGGATACCGTGGTCAATACAAGCGGGAATCAGATGAGTTCCAATTAACCCATTTGTGCTAGCACCACAGATAAAAAAGCTACCAAATAACAGCCAGAAGTCGCGGTTACGCATTCCCAGCCAGAGGGCGTTAAGAGTGGAGGCGATGGAATTGACTTTGGGCTGTAACACTTCTACAGTTTCGCTGGTGTCGCCAAAAGGTCGCAAACCAACATCCGCCGGGCGATCGCGCATAAAAGCTGCGATCGCTGGAATAATTAAAAGTGCTGCACCAGTCAGAGCTAGAGCCGCAATTCGCCAACCAAAGCGATCGGCGACTGAAGCCAGCATGGGTAAAAACACTAGTTGCCCCGTAGCTGTACTGGCAGTTAAGATGCCCAGAACTAGACCCCGCTTTGACAAAAACCAGCGATTGACGACAATAGCACCCAAAACCAGGGCGATAACTCCGCTACCAGAACCGACTACTACACCCCACAGCAAGACTAGTTGCCAAGACGCTGACATCAAAGTGGTTAAACCGACACCGAGAGCAATGATAGCAAGCGAAAATACCATCATCCGCCGAATGCCGATCCGCTCCATAACGGTGGCAGCAAAAGGGCCAATTAATCCGTAGAGTACCAAGTTAATGGAGATTGCTAAAGATATAGTTGCTCTACTCCAGCCAAACTCTTGTTCCAGAGGCACTATAAAAACTCCAGGAGCAGAGCGAATTCCGGCTGCCACTAGCAAGGCTAAGAATGTTAAACCTGCAACTATCCAGCCATAGTGGAACGAACGACGCGCGAGGAAGGAGGGTAAGGACATGGTTGAGGAGGGGGGAGTGAGATGAGGGAGTAGGGGAGGCAGGGGGAGCAGGTTTAAAGACTCGTTGGCGAGTATCAAAGACTCATTCACGAGTATCAAAGACTCGTTGGCGAGTATCAAAGACTCATTCACGAGTATCAAAGACTCGTCGGCGAGTATCAAAGACTCATTCACGAGTATCAAAGACTCGTCAGCGAGTATCAAAGCCTCATTCACGAGTATCAAAGACTCGTCGGCGAGTATCAAAGCCTCATTCACGAGTATCAAAGACTCGTCGGCGAGTATCAAAGCCTCATTCACGAGTATCAAAGACTCGTCGGCGAGTATCAAAGACTCATCCCCTATTCTCCATGCCCCATTCCGCATTTATAAAAAACTACCCTGCATAAGGGTTGCCAATTCTGTCTACAGAGACATTAGAGGAGAATGGCAAACGACCGGGATTTAAGCGTGGTTCGGCTGCATAGCCAACAGGGACTAAAACAGCGATCGCTAAATCTGGATTATCCCCAGCACCAATTACTTGCTTTACCTGATCCTCAATCCAACCGTTCATAAAACAAGTCGATAATCCCAGACTTTCTGCCGCTAACACCAAATGGGTAGCAGCGATAATCGCATCTTTGATGGCATACTCCCGTTGCTTGTCTCCTAGCCCCTGTTGAAATTGCGGAATAGCAGTTTTAAAATAATTTGCCGTACCTTCATTCCAGGCCCCAGTTGCAAGAGCCTGTTCAATGATCGGGTTCAAGTTTGTTTCAGATGCAGTTGCATCAGCAGCAAACACAAAGGTAACTGGTGCTTGGACAATTTGCTGTTGATTCCATGATGCTGCTGATAAGGCTGCTTTTTGCGCCTCATCTTGCACAAGAATAATTTGCCAGCTCTGGATATTATAGCTGCTGGGCGCTGCCACGGTTAACTCTACCAGTTGTTTGAGCAATTCTGGGGCGATGGGGTCTGTTTTAAAAGTTTTGATTGAACGACGTTTAGCGATCGCACTTGGTACATCTAAAGGTTGGGTTTGGATGACGGTACTCATGAGATTCTCCTGATAGTTGGATTATGACCAAACAATTCGTAATTAGCATACAAGCGAATGTATTTATTCATGAAACAAAAATAAAAATTA
This Nostoc sp. C052 DNA region includes the following protein-coding sequences:
- a CDS encoding SDR family NAD(P)-dependent oxidoreductase translates to MATTALIVGAGNGLSASLARLFAKEGFTVALAARQIEKLTQLSSEIGAVSFAADASKPDEVEQLFIDIENKVGSPNVVIYNPSFRVRGPLVDLDPGEVAKTLDITAYGGFLVAQAATKRFLQLGGGAIFFTGASASVKGYPLSAPFAMGKFALRGLAQSIARELAPKNIHVAHFVIDGGIRSAVRQDPVDNPDSTLDPDAIAQTYLSILRQPRSAWTWEVELRPWVENF
- a CDS encoding MFS transporter → MSLPSFLARRSFHYGWIVAGLTFLALLVAAGIRSAPGVFIVPLEQEFGWSRATISLAISINLVLYGLIGPFAATVMERIGIRRMMVFSLAIIALGVGLTTLMSASWQLVLLWGVVVGSGSGVIALVLGAIVVNRWFLSKRGLVLGILTASTATGQLVFLPMLASVADRFGWRIAALALTGAALLIIPAIAAFMRDRPADVGLRPFGDTSETVEVLQPKVNSIASTLNALWLGMRNRDFWLLFGSFFICGASTNGLIGTHLIPACIDHGIPEVKAAGLLAIMGLFDFFGTTMSGWLSDRWNNRYLLCWYYGLRGLSLIFLPFSFNFSFYGLSIFAVFYGLDWIATVPPTVRLVANVFGKENVGVMFGWIVAGHQLGAATAAFGAGVLRTWTGSYLQAFILSGVLCLIAAVCVLQIGQSPTKGNSQLSSVMDN
- a CDS encoding nitroreductase family protein, with protein sequence MSTVIQTQPLDVPSAIAKRRSIKTFKTDPIAPELLKQLVELTVAAPSSYNIQSWQIILVQDEAQKAALSAASWNQQQIVQAPVTFVFAADATASETNLNPIIEQALATGAWNEGTANYFKTAIPQFQQGLGDKQREYAIKDAIIAATHLVLAAESLGLSTCFMNGWIEDQVKQVIGAGDNPDLAIAVLVPVGYAAEPRLNPGRLPFSSNVSVDRIGNPYAG